The Pristiophorus japonicus isolate sPriJap1 chromosome 3, sPriJap1.hap1, whole genome shotgun sequence genome has a segment encoding these proteins:
- the pgam1b gene encoding phosphoglycerate mutase 1b, with the protein MAAHRLVLIRHGESTWNQENRFCGWFDADLSDTGMREAASGARALSDAGYQFDLCYTSVLKRAIRTLWAVLEGIDQMWLPVVRTWRLNERHYGGLTGLNKAETAAKHGEQQVKIWRRSFDVPPPPMDSEHDFYNSISKDRRYADLSEDELPTCESLKDTIARALPFWDEEIVPQIKAGKRVLIAAHGNSLRGIVKHLEGMSEEAIMELNLPTGIPIMYELDKNLKPVKPMQFLGDEETVKAAMAAVAAQGKAKK; encoded by the exons ATGGCGGCTCACAGGCTGGTGCTGATCCGGCACGGCGAGAGCACCTGGAACCAGGAGAATCGTTTCTGCGGCTGGTTCGATGCCGACCTGTCCGACACGGGGATGCGGGAGGCGGCTAGCGGGGCCCGGGCTCTGAGCGACGCCGGCTACCAATTCGACCTGTGCTACACCTCGGTGCTGAAGCGGGCCATCCGCACACTGTGGGCGGTGCTAGAGGGCATCGACCAGATGTGGCTGCCTGTGGTCCGCACCTGGCGGCTCAACGAGCGGCACTACGGCGGTCTGACCGGCCTCAACAAGGCGGAGACGGCGGCCAAACACGGGGAGCAGCAAGTGAAGATCTGGCGGAGATCTTTCGACGTCCCCCCGCCTCCCATGGACTCGGAGCATGATTTCTACAACAGCATCAGCAAG GACCGTCGCTATGCCGACCTGTCGGAGGATGAGCTGCCCACCTGCGAGAGCCTGAAGGACACGATCGCCCGCGCCCTGCCCTTCTGGGATGAGGAGATTGTGCCACAGATTAAAGCTGGGAAGCGGGTGCTCATCGCTGCTCACGGCAACAGCCTGAGGGGCATCGTTAAACACCTGGAAG GCATGTCTGAGGAAGCCATCATGGAGCTGAACCTGCCGACAGGAATCCCCATCATGTACGAGCTGGACAAGAACCTGAAACCGGTCAAACCCATGCAGTTCCTGGGAGATGAGGAGACGGTGAAGGCAGCAATGGCGGCCGTGGCAGCTCAGGGGAAAGCCAAGAAATGA